Proteins from a single region of Festucalex cinctus isolate MCC-2025b chromosome 19, RoL_Fcin_1.0, whole genome shotgun sequence:
- the snx13 gene encoding sorting nexin-13 isoform X4, which produces MKLEMKPIKIDRRLTGSSFIDEPLQQVIQFALRDYIQYWYYTLSEDESFLLEIRQTLQNALVQFSTRSKEVDWQPYFTTRLVDDFATHLRVFRKAQDRLPDREDKQRDITEELIDSFFEAEVEMERKICRDVVCTSLKDEEGFLRDLCELLLYLLLPPGDFHNKNMRYFLREVLARGVLLPLINQLSDPDYINQFVIWMIRDSSCNYEAFMNILKLTDKPAELEAVKDKVMEELQYLRSLDTAGDDINVIKNQINSLLFVKKVCETRIQRLQSGKEVDALKLAANFGKLCVIPLDHILVHNIALQFFMDFMQAAGAQAELFFWLTVEGYRVTAQQQLEAMQRWQKDGKRQPNATKGLLKAAVLGVFEQYLSDKASPRVQVDEDSITRLGEKLQKDDPTPEIFDDIQRKVYDMMLRDERYYPSFKQSPLYVRMLAELDMLKEPSYRGSDDGDGESFNGSPTGSINLSLDDLTNSCHDESMQLHAFISDTADACIPGLWAAAGVCNEHGKTYALYAITVFRRNPDGSEDCWKTYRRYSDFHDFHMRITEQFENLTSILKLPGKKTFNNMDRDFLEKRKKDLNAYLQLLLNPEMVKACPTLLPYVYDFLENKAYNKGKGDFARKIDTFVNPLRSSMRNVSNAVKSLPDSLAEGMNKVSDNMGRMSERLGQDIKQSIFKVPPLLPKSDIDPEHCRVSAQLDDNVDDNIPLRVMLLLMDEVFDLKEKNQWLRRNIKNLLQQLIRATYGDTINRKIVDHVDYLTSPEQVADYVKKFRDSYWPNGILAETPPRRDKSIRMRTRVAAKTSLLGIMPDELKHIIGAETTRKGILRVFDMFQYQPMNRRLVYVFLEGFLETMFPQYKFPELFVKLHSRSPRVHRYGHKLKGSSLKR; this is translated from the exons ATGAAGCTGGAGATGAAGCCCATAAAAATCGACAGGCGACTGACTGGCTCTAGTTTCATAGATGAACCTCTGCAGCAG GTGATCCAGTTTGCTTTGAGAGATTATATCCAGTACTGGTACTACACACTGAGTGAGGATGAGTCTTTCTTACTGGAGATCAGACAGACGCTGCAGAACGCCCTCGTCCAGTTCTCCACGCG GTCCAAAGAAGTGGACTGGCAGCCTTACTTCACCACTCGCCTGGTGGACGACTTTGCCACCCATCTGCGTGTCTTTCGTAAAGCTCAGGATCGTCTCCCAGACAGGGAGGATAAACAAA GGGACATAACAGAAGAGCTGATAGACTCGTTTTTCGAGGCCGAAGTGGAGATGGAAAGGAAGATTTGTCGAGACGTCGTGTGTACTTCTCTTAAGGATGAAGAAG GTTTCCTCCGGGACTTGTGCGAGTTGCTTCTGTATCTGTTACTACCTCCTGGAGACTTCCACAACAAGAACATGAGATATTTTTTAAGA GAGGTGTTGGCACGTGGCGTCCTGCTTCCTCTCATCAACCAGCTGAGTGACCCAGACTACATCAACCAGTTTGTCATCTGGATG ATCCGAGACTCCAGCTGTAACTATGAAGCCTTCATGAACATCTTGAAACTGACAGACAAGCCAGCAGAGCTGGAGGCCGTAAAGGACAAGGTGATGGAGGAGCTGCAGTACTTGCGCTCACTGGACACAGCAGGCGATG ACATCAATGTGATCAAGAACCAAATCAACAGtctattgtttgtgaagaaggtGTGTGAGACCAGGATCCAGAGATTACAGTCTGGCAAG GAAGTGGATGCGTTGAAGCTGGCGGCCAATTTCGGCAAGCTCTGCGTCATCCCACTGGATCACATCCTCGTCCACAACATAGCCCTGCAGTTCTTCATGG ATTTCATGCAGGCAGCCGGCGCCCAGGCAGAGCTCTTCTTCTGGCTGACCGTGGAAGGCTACAGGGTGACGGCGCAGCAGCAGCTGGAGGCGATGCAGCGCTGGCAGAAAGATGGCAAGAGGCAACCCAACGCCACCAAGGGGCTTCTGAAGGCAGCCGTGCTGGGGGTCTTTGAGCAGTATCTCTCTGACAAG GCTTCTCCCAGAGTTCAAGTGGACGAGGACTCGATAACACGCTTGGGAGAAAAGCTGCAGAAAGATGATCCCACGCCTGAAATATTTGATGATATCCAGAGAAAG GTGTACGACATGATGCTCAGGGATGAGCGCTACTACCCGTCCTTCAAGCAGAGTCCGCTCTACGTCCGCATGCTGGCCGAGCTGGACATGCTGAAAGAGCCCAGCTACCGCGGCTCCGACGACGGCGACGGAGAATCTTTCAATGGCTCCCCGACTGGAAGCATTAACCTG TCTTTGGACGACTTGACCAACTCCTGCCATGATGAATCTATGCAGCTCCATGCTTTCATCTCTGACACGG CTGACGCTTGTATTCCCGGCTTGTGGGCTGCCGCAGGTGTGTGCAATGAGCATGGGAAGACGTACGCGCTTTACGCCATCACTGTATTCAGACGCAACCCGGACGGCAGCGAGGATTGCTGGAAGACGTACCGGCGCTATTCGGATTTCCATGACTTCCATATGAGGATCACTGAgcag TTTGAGAACTTGACGTCCATCCTGAAACTCCCAGGGAAGAAAACCTTCAACAACATGGACAGAGACTTCttggagaagagaaaaaaagaccTCAACGCTTATTTACAA TTGCTGCTGAACCCTGAGATGGTGAAGGCGTGCCCAACTCTTCTCCCGTACGTCTATGACTTCCTAGAGAACAAAGCTTACAACAAAGGCAAAGGGGACTTTGCACGCAAg ATCGACACGTTTGTCAATCCCCTGCGGAGCTCCATGAGGAACGTGTCCAACGCCGTTAAGTCCCTCCCCGACAGTCTGGCCGAGGGCATGAACAAAGTGTCGGACAACATGGGCCGCATGTCCGAAAGACTGGGCCAGGATATCAAGCAGTCCATATTCAAG GTGCCTCCTCTCCTCCCTAAGTCGGACATCGACCCCGAGCACTGTCGAGTCTCCGCCCAGCTGGACGACAAT GTGGACGACAACATCCCGCTGCGCGTCATGCTGCTGCTGATGGACGAGGTGTTCGACCTGAAGGAGAAGAACCAGTGGCTGCGCAGGAACATCAAGAATCTGCTGCAGCAGCTCATTCGAGCCACTTATGGCGACACCATCAACAG GAAAATTGTGGACCACGTGGACTACTTAACTTCTCCAGAGCAGGTGGCAGACTATGTCAAGAAGTTcag AGACTCGTATTGGCCTAACGGCATTCTGGCCGAGACCCCGCCCCGTCGGGACAAGAGCATCAGGATGAGGACGCGAGTCGCTGCCAAGACAAGTCTGCTGGGCATCATGCCAG ACGAGCTGAAGCACATCATCGGCGCGGAGACCACGCGCAAGGGCATCCTGCGCGTCTTCGACATGTTCCAGTACCAGCCCATGAACCGGCGGCTGGTCTACGTCTTCCTGGAGGGCTTCTTGGAGACCATGTTCCCCCAGTACAAGTTCCCCGAGCTCTTCGTCAAGCTGCACTCCCGCTCGCCGCGCGTCCACAGATACGGCCACAAACTCAAAGGCTCCTCCCTCAAGAGGTGA